A window of Notolabrus celidotus isolate fNotCel1 chromosome 11, fNotCel1.pri, whole genome shotgun sequence contains these coding sequences:
- the LOC117821677 gene encoding CMRF35-like molecule 1, with protein MRTSRTLLGFFNASAFCLFWLTNHAVDSAKLSAPEKVTGAYGGSVTISCQYNQRFRNYTKYWCKGPVYELCTILQKTPKRKDNDRGAIVDDQEAGVFTMTMTSLNKSDEGKYWCVIARLGRNTYIGVQLELSDTVITTTSTPFITNEEASWWMALRWILFSIMLFCVVATHIITWRIKAVRKTPPQQQLHHQNSQNIYD; from the exons ATGAGGACCTCAAGGACACTCCTCGGCTTCTTCAATG CTTCagctttctgtcttttctgGCTCACAAATCATGCAGTGGACTCTGCTAAGCTGTCAGCTCCAGAGAAGGTAACAGGAGCATACGGAGGATCTGTGACCATCTCGTGTCAGTACAATCAGAGGTTCAGAAACTACACAAAGTACTGGTGCAAAGGGCCGGTGTATGAGCTGTGTACAATCCTGCAGAAGACCCCCAAGAGAAAAGACAATGACAGAGGCGCCATTGTAGACGACCAGGAGGCTGGAGTCTTCACCATGACGATGACCTCTCTCAATAAGAGTGATGAGGGCAAGTACTGGTGTGTCATCGCAAGACTTGGGAGGAACACCTACATTGGTGTCCAGCTCGAACTGTCCGACACAG TGATTACAACAACTTCCACCCCTTTTATTACAAACGAAGAAGCAAG TTGGTGGATGGCTCTACGTTGGATCCTTTTTAGTATTATGTTGTTTTGCGTGGTTGCAACACATATCATCACATGGAGGATAAAAGCAGTGAGGAAAACACCGCCACAGCAACAATTACATCATCAAAACTCACAAAACATTTATGACTGA
- the LOC117821123 gene encoding cell division control protein 42 homolog isoform X1 encodes MQTIKCVVVGDGAVGKTCLLISYTTNKFPSEYVPTVFDNYAVTVMIGGEPYTLGLFDTAGQEDYDRLRPLSYPQTDVFLVCFSVVSPSSFENVKEKWVPEITHHCPKTPFLLVGTQIDLRDDPSTVEKLAKNKQKPITPETAEKLARDLKAVKYVECSALTQRGLKNVFDEAILAALEPPETQRKRKCCLF; translated from the exons ATGCAGACTATCAAGTGTGTGGTGGTGGGTGATGGAGCTGTGGGTAAAACCTGCCTGTTGATTTCATACACCACCAACAAATTCCCCTCTGAATATGTACCAACA GTTTTTGACAACTATGCAGTAACTGTAATGATTGGTGGTGAACCATACACCCTTGGATTATTTGATACAGCAG GGCAGGAAGATTATGACCGGCTACGACCACTAAGCTACCCACAGACAGATgtgtttttagtctgtttctcagtCGTTTCACCTTCTTCATTTGAGAACGTCAAAGAGAAG TGGGTTCCCGAAATAACCCACCACTGTCCCAAGACCCCGTTCCTGTTGGTAGGCACTCAGATCGACCTGCGTGATGACCCTTCCACAGTGGAGAAGCTAGCCAAGAACAAACAGAAGCCAATAACCCCTGAGACAGCAGAGAAGCTTGCTCGTGACCTCAAGGCAGTCAAATATGTGGAGTGCTCAGCTTTAACACAG CGGGGACTGAAGAACGTATTTGACGAGGCTATCCTAGCCGCTTTAGAGCCCCCTGAAactcaaagaaagagaaaatgctGTTTGTTCTGA
- the LOC117821123 gene encoding cell division control protein 42 homolog isoform X2, with amino-acid sequence MQTIKCVVVGDGAVGKTCLLISYTTNKFPSEYVPTVFDNYAVTVMIGGEPYTLGLFDTAGQEDYDRLRPLSYPQTDVFLVCFSVVSPSSFENVKEKWVPEITHHCPKTPFLLVGTQIDLRDDPSTVEKLAKNKQKPITPETAEKLARDLKAVKYVECSALTQKGLKNVFDEAILAALEPPEPKKRRKCVLL; translated from the exons ATGCAGACTATCAAGTGTGTGGTGGTGGGTGATGGAGCTGTGGGTAAAACCTGCCTGTTGATTTCATACACCACCAACAAATTCCCCTCTGAATATGTACCAACA GTTTTTGACAACTATGCAGTAACTGTAATGATTGGTGGTGAACCATACACCCTTGGATTATTTGATACAGCAG GGCAGGAAGATTATGACCGGCTACGACCACTAAGCTACCCACAGACAGATgtgtttttagtctgtttctcagtCGTTTCACCTTCTTCATTTGAGAACGTCAAAGAGAAG TGGGTTCCCGAAATAACCCACCACTGTCCCAAGACCCCGTTCCTGTTGGTAGGCACTCAGATCGACCTGCGTGATGACCCTTCCACAGTGGAGAAGCTAGCCAAGAACAAACAGAAGCCAATAACCCCTGAGACAGCAGAGAAGCTTGCTCGTGACCTCAAGGCAGTCAAATATGTGGAGTGCTCAGCTTTAACACAG AAAGGATTAAAGAATGTGTTTGATGAGGCAATACTGGCTGCCCTGGAGCCCCCCGAACCTAAGAAAAGACGTAAATGTGTTCTGCTCTAA